Proteins encoded within one genomic window of Brassica rapa cultivar Chiifu-401-42 chromosome A09, CAAS_Brap_v3.01, whole genome shotgun sequence:
- the LOC103833897 gene encoding LEAF RUST 10 DISEASE-RESISTANCE LOCUS RECEPTOR-LIKE PROTEIN KINASE-like 1.4, giving the protein MTSLFPSTKSHISYRIIWMIFVIPSCVYSASEELHRLCSAPFSCGNQEGLFYPFWISGREACGHPEFKLNCSGGFAEFTISSAKFIILEANSTSRVVRLARSDYTGDLCPPYPLNSPLFNEYVLPFATGTEMMTIYYGCPEVTQTDSTYLGDLDCEDDDDDDEKSYYVSRNRSSLALGEICKRHVSIPADGTSLNTLQSVPTLGSLKKVIVEGFKLGANGECLTCENSKGACGYNQSSNGFICYCIDGHQNVTCGSTNWDTGLSTGATKAGLSTGKKAGIGTALGLVGIILIAGGLFCTFKWRKKAQAAQYIRKDLVITSSSKEASNNPTSTTVSYTDLPLLPSVSSTANRSVFFGVQVFSYEELEEATQNFSRELGDGGFGTVYYGVLKDGRAVAVKRLYERSLKHVEQFKNEVEILKSLKHPNLVILYGCTSRHSKELLLVYEYISNGTLADHLHGDRAISRPLCWSVRLNVAIETASGLAFLHASGIIHRDVKTTNILLDENYTVRVADFGLSRLFPMDQTHVSTAPQGTPGYVDPEYFQCYRLNEKSDVYSFGVVLIELISSKEAVDITRKSHDVNLAKMAVAKIQSNALHELVDPSLGFEKDPEVRRKMMSVAELAFRCLQHEREMRPTMDEILKILRGIKEEQIGQDVVDIGGDDVGLLRLSVPPPISRETDTWTSKSSSEDMEAIPF; this is encoded by the exons ATGACCAGTTTGTTTCCATCAACGAAAAGTCATATCTCCTATAGAATTATATGGATGATCTTTGTGATCCCTTCTTGTGTTTACTCGGCTAGTGAGGAGCTTCACAGACTCTGCAGTGCCCCGTTTAGCTGCGGTAATCAAGAAGGTCTTTTTTACCCTTTCTGGATATCTGGTAGAGAAGCATGTGGCCACCCCGAGTTCAAACTCAACTGTAGCGGAGGATTTGCGGAGTTTACCATCTCCTCTGCAAAGTTCATAATCTTAGAGGCAAACTCTACCTCTCGTGTCGTAAGACTCGCTAGATCGGATTATACAGGCGATCTCTGTCCACCATACCCGCTAAACTCGCCGTTGTTCAACGAATACGTCCTTCCATTCGCTACTGGCACCGAGATGATGACGATATACTACGGATGCCCCGAGGTTACGCAAACTGATTCTACTTACCTTGGTGACCTCGATTGTgaagatgacgatgatgatgatgagaaaaGTTACTATGTGTCGAGAAACCGATCGTCTCTTGCACTTGGTGAGATTTGCAAACGTCACGTCAGCATTCCCGCAGATGGAACGTCTCTGAACACACTGCAAAGCGTTCCAACTCTAGGTAGTCTAAAGAAGGTTATCGTAGAGGGTTTCAAGCTTGGAGCTAACGGAGAATGTTTGACGTGCGAAAATTCTAAGGGTGCTTGTGGATATAATCAGAGCTCTAATGGATTTATTTGTTATTGTATTGACGGGCATCAAAATGTTACTTGTGGTTCTACAAACTGGG ATACAGGCCTCTCTACTGGAGCAACAAAAGCAG GCCTCTCAACAGGAAAGAAAGCAG GAATCGGAACTGCTTTAGGGTTGGTGGGAATCATTCTTATAGCCGGAGGTTTGTTCTGTACGTTCAAATGGAGAAAGAAAGCACAGGCAGCTCAATACATTAGAAAAGACTTGGTCATCACGTCTTCGAGTAAGGAAGCATCAAACAATCCAACTTCCACAACAGTTTCATACACCGATCTCCCTCTTCTCCCCTCAGTGTCTAGCACTGCAAACAGAAGCGTCTTCTTTGGAGTTCAAGTCTTCAGCTACGAAGAACTTGAGGAAGCCACTCAAAATTTCTCTAGAGAACTCGGAGATGGCGGATTCGGTACAGTCTACTACG GCGTGCTGAAGGATGGACGAGCTGTAGCAGTGAAACGACTATACGAAAGATCGCTAAAACACGTTGAACAGTTCAAGAACGAGGTCGAGATATTGAAATCGTTGAAGCATCCGAATCTTGTGATTCTATACGGATGCACATCGAGACATAGCAAAGAGCTTTTACTTGTCTACGAGTATATCTCAAACGGAACCCTCGCAGATCATCTCCACGGAGATCGTGCTATATCTCGTCCTCTTTGCTGGTCAGTTCGTCTAAACGTTGCGATCGAAACCGCAAGCGGTTTAGCATTTCTCCACGCATCCG GGATCATACATAGGGATGTGAAGACAACAAACATTCTCCTGGACGAGAACTACACGGTGAGAGTAGCCGACTTCGGTCTCTCACGGTTGTTTCCAATGGATCAAACTCACGTCTCCACCGCGCCGCAAGGTACTCCGGGCTATGTAGACCCGGAGTACTTCCAATGTTACCGTCTAAACGAGAAGAGCGACGTTTACAGCTTCGGGGTCGTGCTAATAGAACTCATCTCTTCCAAAGAAGCTGTAGACATCACCAGGAAAAGCCACGACGTCAACCTCGCGAAAATGGCTGTTGCCAAAATCCAGAGCAACGCGTTGCACGAGCTCGTTGATCCGAGCCTGGGATTCGAGAAGGATCCAGAGGTGAGGAGGAAGATGATGTCGGTGGCTGAGCTTGCGTTTCGATGTTTGCAGCACGAGAGGGAAATGAGGCCGACGATGGATGAGATCCTGAAGATCTTGCGAGGGATTAAGGAGGAGCAGATCGGCCAGGATGTGGTGGATATTGGCGGAGATGATGTTGGATTGCTCAGACTTAGTGTTCCTCCGCCGATATCGCGTGAAACTGATACGTGGACGAGCAAGAGCAGTTCAGAGGATATGGAGGCTATTCCTTTTTGA
- the LOC117128000 gene encoding uncharacterized protein LOC117128000, translated as MGSAGPRSLRIRKNAVVADAINDSVWSLPHPRSQKEVELHTYLTTISLPLPVDVNDDYEWIAGDSPLHSFRSSTTWEVLRPREELKDWVDVVWFKGGIPKHAFTMWVANYDRLPTRSRLAAWGISISPACPFCSGYDETRDHLMLSCVYSIDVWREVLLRCQPPPTMFTTWSELLSWIRSSPSNRLTLLRKLAVQTVIFTLWKQRNNLVHNQTSIPAATVFHSVDKQLRNIISARRKRKSFKALMAMWLR; from the coding sequence ATGGGTAGTGCTGGGCCAAGATCTCTGAGGATAAGGAAGAATGCTGTGGTGGCTGACGCAATAAATGACTCTGTTTGGTCGCTGCCGCACCCAAGATCCCAAAAGGAAGTTGAACTCCATACTTATCTTACTACTATTAGTTTGCCTCTTCCTGTTGATGTGAATGATGATTATGAATGGATAGCTGGTGATTCTCCGTTACATTCTTTCAGGTCGTCAACCACATGGGAGGTGCTGCGGCCGCGGGAAGAGCTTAAAGATTGGGTAGATGTCGTTTGGTTCAAAGGAGGAATCCCAAAGCACGCATTCACCATGTGGGTAGCTAACTATGACAGGCTACCCACCCGTTCTCGACTTGCAGCGTGGGGGATTTCAATCTCGCCTGCATGTCCTTTCTGCTCAGGATATGACGAAACTAGAGACCACTTAATGCTGTCCTGCGTTTACAGTATTGATGTTTGGCGAGAAGTGCTTCTCAGATGTCAGCCACCGCCAACAATGTTTACCACATGGTCTGAACTCCTCTCCTGGATCCGGTCCTCACCTTCAAACAGGCTAACCCTCTTGAGGAAACTAGCGGTTCAAACAGTCATTTTCACCCTATGGAAACAAAGGAATAACTTAGTCCACAATCAAACATCGATCCCTGCTGCTACCGTGTTCCATAGTGTTGACAAACAGCTGAGAAATATCATCTCAGCAAGGAGGAAAAGAAAATCTTTCAAAGCCCTCATGGCGATGTGGCTGCGATAG
- the LOC103833898 gene encoding translation initiation factor IF-1, chloroplastic, with translation MLQLCSTFRPQLLFSPQIRFTDGVLIPRLNFGSSNSVVSFRPVIRCQRVSGGRGGANRSKPAKPPVKEGSNKTVIEGLVTESLPNGMFRVDLENGDNILGYICGKIRKNFIRILPGDKVKVEMSVYDSTKGRIVFRMSSRD, from the exons atgcttCAACTCTGTTCCACTTTCCGTCCTCAACTTCTCTTTTCTCCTCAAATCCGATTCACAGATGGAGTTTTGATTCC CCGACTAAACTTTGGTTCGAGCAATTCAGTTGTGAGTTTCCGCCCAGTGATACGGTGCCAGAGAGTTAGCGGAGGTCGAGGAGGAGCCAACCGAAGCAAACCAGCCAAGCCTCCTGTTAAAGAAGGCAGCAACAAAACAGTGATCGAAGGTTTGGTCACCGAATCGCTTCCCAACGGCATGTTTCGAGTTGATCTTGAGAATGGAGATAACATTCTTGGGTACATTTGTGGGAAGATTAGGAAGAATTTCATACGAATTCTCCCTGGAGATAAAGTGAAAGTTGAAATGAGTGTTTATGATTCTACGAAAGGTCGTATCGTTTTCAGAATGAGTAGTAGAGACTAA